Proteins co-encoded in one Neosynechococcus sphagnicola sy1 genomic window:
- a CDS encoding response regulator transcription factor, translated as MPLVILVADDDLGIRLCISDFLEASGFTAILAQNGQEALALVTKFQPHLIITDITMPLMDGYELVRHVRQDPAFRLLPVIFLTERNNTLDRVRGYQVGCDVYLPKPFELQELGAVVRNLLDRSQMIQTAWQYTYKDAVPPSPASLAPKDLPPFTTNVGSYWGEQLPSASAERLSDPHGVVQSLTTTLPFALHFTDREQEVLALIVDGLSNVQIGDRLHLSPRTVEKHVSGLLRKTATSNRTELVHFAMKYHLAS; from the coding sequence ATGCCCTTGGTAATCTTGGTCGCCGATGATGATCTGGGAATTCGTTTGTGTATTAGTGATTTTCTAGAAGCATCTGGTTTTACTGCGATCCTGGCCCAGAATGGACAGGAAGCACTGGCACTGGTGACCAAATTTCAGCCCCATCTGATTATTACGGACATCACCATGCCGTTAATGGATGGCTATGAGTTGGTGCGACATGTCCGCCAAGATCCAGCATTTCGGCTCCTACCCGTAATTTTTCTGACAGAGCGTAACAACACTCTGGATCGGGTTCGAGGGTATCAGGTCGGGTGTGATGTCTATCTCCCCAAACCCTTTGAACTGCAAGAATTAGGAGCGGTGGTTCGCAATCTGTTGGATCGATCCCAGATGATTCAAACGGCATGGCAATACACCTACAAAGATGCGGTGCCCCCATCCCCTGCTTCTCTGGCTCCCAAAGATCTACCACCCTTCACCACCAATGTGGGTAGCTATTGGGGAGAGCAACTCCCCTCAGCCTCCGCCGAACGGTTGTCAGACCCTCATGGGGTGGTGCAATCCCTCACGACGACCTTGCCCTTTGCCCTGCATTTTACGGATCGGGAACAGGAGGTGTTGGCCCTGATTGTCGATGGGCTATCGAATGTACAAATTGGCGATCGCCTGCACCTGAGTCCCCGCACCGTTGAGAAACATGTCAGTGGTCTCCTGCGGAAAACGGCCACCAGCAATCGCACTGAGCTGGTTCACTTTGCCATGAAGTATCACCTCGCCAGTTGA
- a CDS encoding FAD-dependent oxidoreductase, which produces MKIAIIGGGASGLVTAYWLDQQGHHVTVIEQQPVLGGHIRTLNKNVQPNHSNCEQILENGVLEFPVVFYNFLHLMQELGVELEPVDIGSALFLQDGRHLLSGKMIQKNFSGLQRLIEYLRLDTLYARSAGFWMKMRFTKMQDFYDQAMEEHLKQPGLRNCWLKLLTMYSYSMPFELIGNFPAELAMPALREYIFVKWVRIKGGVYSYVEKILARFRGELWLNTAVAAINRTSDGVKIRLAEGAMVKDRSPSIATFDKVVFATPPDQVMHLLADATDAETRRFSAWRANRVQTVLHTDTAMYNRYGIQQMSEFDFFQTAKGWGYNAALNQLCGITASGNSPPENYSLAFNLESLISPDRILHIQQHHTPLFTVEAFKYRDEVVSTNGENHTYHAGAYLSDGLHEGAVTSALRVAQLIGKG; this is translated from the coding sequence ATGAAAATCGCAATTATTGGGGGTGGAGCCAGTGGTCTCGTGACAGCCTACTGGCTGGATCAACAGGGGCATCATGTGACTGTGATCGAGCAGCAGCCTGTTTTGGGTGGACATATTCGCACCCTCAACAAAAATGTGCAGCCCAATCACAGCAATTGTGAGCAGATTTTAGAAAATGGTGTGCTCGAATTTCCCGTTGTTTTTTACAACTTTCTGCATCTGATGCAAGAACTAGGGGTGGAATTAGAACCCGTTGATATTGGTTCTGCTCTATTTCTTCAGGATGGTCGTCACTTGCTTTCAGGCAAGATGATCCAAAAAAACTTTAGCGGCCTCCAGCGGTTGATTGAATATCTGCGACTGGATACACTCTATGCCCGTTCCGCTGGCTTCTGGATGAAAATGCGATTTACCAAAATGCAGGATTTTTATGATCAGGCTATGGAGGAGCATTTAAAACAACCCGGCCTGCGCAATTGTTGGCTGAAATTGCTGACCATGTACAGTTACTCGATGCCCTTTGAACTGATTGGCAATTTCCCAGCAGAACTGGCGATGCCGGCCCTACGAGAGTACATCTTTGTCAAGTGGGTGAGAATTAAAGGCGGGGTGTATTCCTATGTGGAAAAAATTCTGGCACGTTTTCGGGGTGAACTCTGGCTCAACACTGCGGTTGCAGCCATTAACAGAACCAGCGATGGGGTCAAGATCCGTCTAGCAGAGGGGGCGATGGTCAAAGACCGCTCTCCGAGCATCGCAACCTTCGATAAAGTGGTTTTTGCCACCCCACCGGATCAGGTGATGCACTTATTAGCTGATGCCACCGATGCCGAAACCCGGCGGTTTTCAGCCTGGCGAGCTAATCGGGTGCAAACGGTGTTACATACAGATACAGCGATGTACAACCGTTACGGCATCCAGCAAATGTCAGAGTTTGATTTCTTTCAGACAGCAAAGGGCTGGGGCTACAATGCTGCTCTCAACCAGCTGTGTGGCATCACTGCCTCCGGGAATTCCCCCCCTGAGAACTATAGTCTGGCCTTTAATCTGGAGAGCTTGATTTCCCCGGACAGGATCTTGCATATTCAGCAGCACCATACACCGCTCTTCACCGTCGAGGCGTTTAAATACCGAGATGAAGTGGTGAGTACCAATGGAGAAAACCATACATACCATGCGGGAGCTTACTTGAGCGATGGGCTGCATGAGGGAGCGGTCACCTCCGCCCTCCGGGTTGCTCAATTAATTGGCAAGGGGTAA
- a CDS encoding stage II sporulation protein M, which produces MNLQRWIGRRESDWQQLDKLLKQAETRKLPSLKAGQIRQLASLYRSVSADLARARTQALGEVLIRDLQNLTSRAYSQIYQGSRRQEWQAVQAFYCWGLPAMVQQTFAYTALATTIFALAALVSWWHSWQDPTFLALVVPADLISQVEDKGELWTGSIVGVEPLASSNIMINNLSVAFRVIAGGISAGIFTVLILAINGLLIGAIATLVAQNHLAYPFWAFVLPHGALELPAIFLAGGAGLLIARALLFPGIYRRADALRYYGQQAAQLVYGIIPLLVVAGIIEGFFSPESPDSRTDQVPGRHQFVNPVGVVLQSSIENPDF; this is translated from the coding sequence ATGAATCTGCAACGATGGATCGGACGCCGGGAATCGGATTGGCAGCAATTGGATAAACTGCTGAAGCAAGCGGAGACCCGCAAGCTCCCGTCTCTAAAAGCTGGACAAATTCGCCAGCTTGCGAGCCTGTATCGCTCGGTTTCAGCTGATTTGGCTCGCGCCCGCACCCAAGCCCTGGGAGAGGTGCTAATCCGCGATTTGCAAAACCTCACCAGTCGTGCCTACAGTCAAATTTACCAGGGCTCTCGGCGGCAAGAGTGGCAAGCGGTGCAAGCGTTTTATTGTTGGGGACTCCCGGCGATGGTTCAACAGACCTTTGCCTACACCGCGCTGGCAACGACCATTTTTGCCTTGGCCGCCCTCGTATCTTGGTGGCATAGCTGGCAAGATCCTACCTTTCTAGCCCTGGTTGTGCCAGCGGATCTGATTAGCCAAGTTGAGGACAAGGGGGAACTCTGGACAGGCTCGATTGTGGGGGTGGAGCCGCTGGCTTCTAGCAACATTATGATCAACAACCTCAGCGTTGCCTTTCGCGTCATTGCCGGGGGCATCTCCGCTGGGATTTTTACCGTCCTGATTCTAGCCATCAATGGTTTATTGATTGGAGCGATCGCCACCCTGGTAGCTCAGAATCATCTAGCCTATCCCTTCTGGGCGTTTGTCCTGCCCCATGGGGCGTTGGAACTCCCCGCCATCTTTCTGGCAGGGGGAGCCGGACTGTTAATAGCCAGAGCGTTGCTGTTTCCAGGGATCTATCGTCGCGCTGATGCCCTGCGCTACTATGGTCAGCAGGCGGCCCAGCTTGTTTACGGGATCATTCCCTTGCTAGTCGTGGCGGGGATCATTGAGGGTTTCTTTTCCCCCGAGTCCCCTGATTCCAGAACCGATCAAGTACCTGGTAGGCATCAGTTTGTTAATCCTGTTGGGGTTGTATTGCAGTCGTCAATCGAGAATCCAGACTTCTGA
- a CDS encoding DUF4342 domain-containing protein yields MDTFDEKSEGTGEATSPTVEPTATQTEGKVNVEEFTIKGDELVDKVKELLHEGNIRRILLKNEEGRILIEIPVTIGVVGGVISAALFPVLAAVGAIGAMVLHLTIAIEKRED; encoded by the coding sequence ATGGACACATTTGATGAAAAATCCGAGGGAACGGGGGAAGCAACGTCACCAACCGTCGAACCCACCGCAACCCAGACCGAAGGCAAGGTCAATGTGGAAGAATTTACCATCAAGGGGGATGAACTTGTTGACAAAGTCAAGGAACTCCTCCACGAAGGGAATATTCGCCGTATTTTGTTGAAAAACGAAGAAGGGCGAATCCTGATTGAAATTCCAGTGACCATTGGAGTGGTCGGGGGTGTCATCAGTGCAGCGCTCTTTCCAGTTTTGGCAGCCGTGGGGGCGATTGGGGCGATGGTACTGCATTTGACGATCGCAATTGAAAAACGAGAGGACTAA
- a CDS encoding helix-turn-helix domain-containing protein has translation MQTAYRFKLIPNVRQEETMFSWLGMLRGMVNYNLADRIDSYNQGFIQGDFCSL, from the coding sequence ATGCAGACCGCTTACCGCTTTAAGCTCATTCCAAATGTCAGACAGGAAGAAACAATGTTCTCCTGGTTGGGAATGCTGCGCGGCATGGTCAACTACAACCTTGCAGACCGAATTGATAGTTATAACCAAGGATTCATTCAAGGGGATTTCTGCTCTCTGTGA
- a CDS encoding PPC domain-containing protein → MIYPVTPKLRLVLTLVGSLVTLGVDFPAAHAQGRLYTPIPITVNQAVTDTLSEQDIPTGQGGFARDYAVSLQSGDQVAIDLTSQNFDTIVTLLSADGATVAENDDGPDGSTNSLLFSRITKSGNYVIRVRAFGETAVGPFVLKVTRLKPV, encoded by the coding sequence ATGATCTATCCGGTTACTCCCAAGTTGCGCCTCGTGTTGACACTGGTTGGTAGTTTAGTGACCCTCGGAGTGGATTTTCCCGCAGCCCATGCCCAAGGTCGTTTATACACGCCCATCCCGATTACCGTGAATCAAGCAGTCACCGATACCCTCTCGGAGCAGGATATTCCCACGGGGCAGGGAGGATTCGCGCGGGACTATGCGGTCAGCCTCCAATCGGGAGACCAGGTGGCGATCGACCTGACTTCACAGAATTTCGATACGATCGTCACCTTACTGTCTGCGGATGGAGCCACGGTGGCGGAGAACGATGATGGCCCCGATGGGAGTACGAATTCACTATTATTCTCAAGGATTACAAAATCCGGTAACTATGTGATTCGCGTCCGCGCCTTTGGTGAAACCGCCGTTGGGCCGTTTGTGCTCAAGGTGACTCGCCTGAAGCCAGTTTAA
- a CDS encoding ribbon-helix-helix protein, CopG family: MKQVLIRVSEKEAEQLKKYCELTERTQNDVLRELIRRLSVSGALNPID, encoded by the coding sequence GTGAAACAGGTTTTAATTCGAGTCTCTGAAAAAGAAGCGGAACAGTTAAAAAAATACTGTGAACTTACAGAGCGAACGCAGAATGATGTCCTGCGTGAGTTAATCAGGAGATTGTCAGTCTCCGGGGCATTGAACCCCATCGACTGA
- the cobA gene encoding uroporphyrinogen-III C-methyltransferase: MQRFGKVYLVGAGPGDPGLLTLKGKTLLESADVVIYDALVSPPILAMVNPHAVLIDAGKRRGRHSRLQDQTTQLLIESAHTAAIVVRLKGGDPFVFGRGGEEMAELVAAGIPVEVVPGVTAGIAAPAYAGIPLTHRLYSSSVTFVTGHESAGKYRPQINWAAIAQGSETIVIYMGLHNLAVIVAQLQEAGLAAETPVALVRWGTRPEQTELIGTLGTIVAQVEEQQFEAPAIAVIGAVVQMQEILAECRPTI; the protein is encoded by the coding sequence ATGCAGCGTTTCGGTAAAGTCTATCTGGTTGGTGCTGGCCCCGGTGACCCTGGATTGCTCACCCTCAAAGGCAAGACTCTGCTGGAGTCCGCCGATGTGGTGATCTACGATGCCTTGGTGAGTCCCCCGATTCTGGCAATGGTGAATCCCCATGCAGTATTGATCGATGCCGGCAAGCGTCGAGGACGTCATTCCCGACTCCAGGATCAAACAACGCAACTGCTGATCGAATCTGCCCACACCGCTGCAATTGTTGTCCGGCTTAAGGGAGGTGACCCCTTTGTTTTTGGACGTGGTGGTGAGGAAATGGCCGAGCTGGTAGCCGCTGGCATTCCGGTAGAAGTGGTGCCGGGGGTCACGGCTGGCATTGCTGCCCCGGCCTATGCGGGGATTCCCCTCACCCATCGCCTCTATAGTTCCTCCGTTACCTTTGTCACCGGACATGAATCGGCGGGTAAATATCGTCCCCAGATCAATTGGGCGGCGATCGCCCAGGGATCGGAAACCATTGTGATCTACATGGGGCTTCACAACCTGGCGGTGATTGTGGCGCAACTCCAGGAGGCTGGCCTCGCAGCTGAAACCCCTGTGGCGCTAGTACGTTGGGGCACCCGACCAGAACAAACAGAACTGATTGGCACCTTAGGAACTATTGTCGCCCAGGTTGAAGAGCAGCAGTTCGAAGCTCCAGCGATCGCGGTGATTGGGGCGGTGGTGCAAATGCAAGAGATTCTGGCAGAGTGCCGTCCCACCATCTAA
- a CDS encoding RDD family protein, with translation MHLLNHITLQTPESVELELVLAGIGNRALALGLDYTILAIALTVFLLLWGFLVSQFVDLLSSQNLDSGELGLWALAIALLILFTVYVGYFVIFETLWQGQTPGKRVARLRVIRDDGRPMRLPQATLRALLRPMDDLLFLGAFLIIFGHREKRLGDWVAGTLVIQEAAPLNPKDFVLTAAAPPLARQLQEIAQVNQLQPEDFAQVRNYLQRRQSLAKKPREQISLQLARHIKTLIALEQVPPGVTADLFLEAIYLAYQQSTPR, from the coding sequence ATGCATCTTCTCAACCACATTACCCTGCAAACCCCTGAAAGTGTTGAACTAGAGCTGGTACTGGCTGGCATTGGCAATCGCGCCTTAGCCCTGGGACTGGACTACACCATCCTGGCGATCGCCTTGACGGTGTTTCTGTTGCTGTGGGGGTTTTTAGTCAGCCAATTTGTTGATCTCCTGTCCAGCCAAAATCTTGACAGTGGTGAGCTAGGACTCTGGGCACTGGCGATCGCCCTGCTGATCTTGTTCACAGTCTATGTTGGCTATTTTGTAATCTTTGAAACCCTGTGGCAAGGGCAAACCCCAGGAAAACGAGTTGCTCGGTTGCGTGTGATTCGCGATGATGGCCGACCGATGCGATTACCCCAGGCAACCCTACGGGCACTGCTTCGTCCCATGGACGACTTACTCTTCTTGGGAGCCTTCTTGATCATCTTCGGCCATCGGGAAAAACGCCTCGGCGATTGGGTCGCGGGCACCCTGGTCATCCAAGAAGCAGCACCCCTCAACCCCAAAGACTTCGTTTTGACCGCTGCCGCTCCGCCCCTGGCCCGTCAACTCCAAGAAATTGCCCAAGTCAACCAGCTCCAACCCGAGGACTTTGCCCAGGTAAGGAATTATTTGCAACGTCGCCAAAGTCTGGCGAAAAAACCGCGAGAACAGATTAGCCTCCAACTTGCCAGACACATCAAGACTCTGATTGCCCTAGAACAGGTGCCCCCCGGTGTGACCGCCGATCTGTTTCTGGAAGCAATCTATCTGGCCTACCAGCAATCCACGCCGCGATGA
- a CDS encoding RNA-guided endonuclease InsQ/TnpB family protein, protein MVWSAANGEPWKEDKSSLRSGKQDKPFNPRRSAYEMQSSGLVALKQARPWYKTVSADVLQQALRHLATAFNRFFQGKSGFPQTKSRNDFNSFEFKPKTVKVNGNHIVFPTLGDMRFFKSRDIPQSWEIRTVTVTREVNGWYASLLLRDDSIPDLPKKTIDELQSVNGVDRGIKKIAAMADGTVDPNPNIGKRFQRHLEIRQRRLSRKKKGSKNRFKAHQCVARLHQKIRRVRDDFQWKLARKIAASADVIGFEDLNIKGMKARCKPRKDPETGMFIQNGQAAKSALNKAISDASWYNLRVKTEHQANKLGHWVIDVPAHHTSQECSQCHYVSPGNRDGEKFVCENCGHHEDADVDAAVVIAQRTAQKLGIASLRVVSPKVTPKPELTGCKEISPTLVGEPGNQTGNRERVAVIVQMSLFEDVSGESPSIPLCG, encoded by the coding sequence GTGGTTTGGTCTGCCGCTAACGGTGAGCCGTGGAAAGAAGACAAATCGAGCTTGCGGAGTGGGAAGCAGGATAAGCCATTTAATCCACGACGCAGCGCCTACGAAATGCAATCCTCTGGGCTGGTCGCACTGAAGCAGGCTAGACCCTGGTATAAAACGGTCAGTGCTGATGTGTTGCAGCAAGCCTTGAGACACCTCGCTACTGCTTTCAATCGCTTCTTTCAAGGCAAGTCTGGATTCCCACAGACCAAGAGCCGTAATGATTTCAACTCGTTTGAGTTCAAGCCCAAAACCGTAAAGGTGAACGGGAATCACATCGTTTTCCCCACGTTGGGAGATATGCGATTCTTCAAGTCGAGAGACATCCCACAATCGTGGGAGATCCGCACCGTCACCGTAACCCGTGAAGTAAATGGGTGGTATGCCAGCCTGTTGCTGCGAGATGATTCTATTCCCGACTTGCCAAAGAAAACGATTGACGAATTGCAATCGGTGAACGGTGTTGACCGTGGCATCAAAAAGATTGCAGCAATGGCTGATGGAACGGTTGACCCAAATCCCAACATTGGTAAGCGGTTTCAGCGTCATCTTGAAATCCGGCAGCGTCGATTGTCCCGGAAGAAGAAAGGCTCCAAGAATCGCTTCAAAGCTCATCAGTGTGTTGCACGTTTGCATCAGAAGATTCGTCGTGTGCGCGATGATTTTCAGTGGAAGCTTGCACGTAAGATCGCGGCGAGTGCCGATGTGATTGGATTTGAAGACCTCAATATCAAAGGGATGAAGGCGCGGTGCAAGCCCAGGAAAGACCCTGAAACAGGCATGTTCATCCAGAATGGACAAGCGGCTAAGTCCGCACTGAATAAGGCAATTTCTGATGCTTCCTGGTACAATTTGCGCGTCAAAACTGAGCATCAGGCGAACAAACTTGGTCACTGGGTAATTGATGTTCCGGCGCACCACACCAGTCAGGAATGCTCGCAATGCCACTATGTCAGCCCCGGCAACCGGGATGGTGAAAAGTTTGTCTGTGAAAACTGCGGTCATCATGAAGATGCAGATGTGGATGCTGCGGTGGTGATTGCTCAACGCACGGCTCAAAAGCTTGGAATCGCTTCCCTACGGGTGGTCAGCCCGAAAGTTACGCCCAAACCTGAACTGACAGGTTGCAAGGAAATATCACCGACGTTGGTCGGTGAGCCTGGGAACCAAACCGGAAATCGAGAACGAGTTGCTGTCATTGTGCAGATGTCTTTGTTTGAGGACGTTTCTGGAGAATCCCCTTCTATACCGCTTTGCGGTTAG
- a CDS encoding phytoene desaturase family protein — MKPDYLIVGSGLSALVFGALMAKSGKTVQVLEAHEYPGGFGHTFTMAKHYRFNAQLHYVWDCGEGHTVHRVLKKLGLEQGVTFERYHPDGFDHMRMPGYSLDIPSNPTELIRRLSTLFPQDGDRLRQFVEEVQKTRQGLKYLSPPVNPTQVLKHLGAVFSAIGYLHSTLQDVFDRFNLPQAAQTLLALQWPDFLLPPNQLSFYAWVILFTGYQEGAFYPTQHFEHVIQSLVKVIEEHHGKVLLNLEVTDFIVTDREVCGVKARDRITHETYEFTAETIICNLDPKKAAEMIGLEKFSRSVRQKLNYPYSPSNFMAYCVVQDLDLRNYGFGKWNTFHTGNPDLNQAFEQMYDHHDFSNPSFAITTPTLLTNHQRDCPPDCQIVEFLTVANYEYFKQLQATDAKAYRQKKSEILDSILDVVEKHYVPDFRKHLVFKITGSPTTNERFCWCPQGNSYGSSLTPRNMGLGRLNHQTSLKHFYFCNASSGYPGFAATFWTGALLYQRLSGDPLLG; from the coding sequence ATGAAACCCGATTATCTGATTGTAGGAAGTGGCCTGTCGGCTCTGGTGTTTGGGGCGTTGATGGCTAAATCTGGCAAAACTGTGCAAGTTCTGGAAGCCCATGAGTATCCAGGCGGTTTTGGCCACACGTTTACGATGGCGAAACACTATCGGTTTAATGCACAACTACATTACGTTTGGGATTGTGGTGAGGGACATACGGTTCATCGGGTGCTGAAGAAACTCGGTCTGGAGCAAGGGGTGACCTTCGAGCGCTATCACCCCGATGGATTTGACCACATGCGGATGCCGGGTTACTCCCTGGACATTCCCTCCAACCCAACGGAACTGATCCGGCGACTGTCTACACTTTTCCCCCAAGATGGCGATCGCCTGCGTCAATTTGTTGAGGAAGTGCAAAAAACCCGGCAAGGTTTAAAGTACTTGTCTCCCCCCGTGAATCCAACACAAGTCCTCAAACATTTGGGAGCAGTCTTCAGTGCGATCGGCTACCTCCACAGCACCCTGCAAGATGTCTTCGATCGTTTCAACCTGCCGCAGGCGGCACAAACTCTGTTGGCGTTGCAGTGGCCAGATTTTTTATTGCCACCGAATCAACTCTCGTTCTACGCCTGGGTGATCCTATTTACGGGCTATCAAGAAGGGGCATTCTACCCCACTCAACACTTTGAACATGTAATTCAGTCCTTAGTCAAAGTGATTGAAGAGCATCATGGCAAGGTTTTACTGAATCTTGAGGTCACGGATTTCATCGTTACCGACCGGGAGGTGTGTGGTGTCAAAGCCCGCGATCGCATAACCCATGAAACCTATGAATTTACCGCTGAAACCATCATCTGCAACCTCGATCCCAAGAAAGCAGCCGAGATGATTGGCCTGGAAAAATTCTCCCGCTCAGTTCGCCAGAAACTCAATTATCCATACTCCCCTTCCAACTTCATGGCCTACTGTGTGGTGCAGGATCTGGATCTGCGTAATTATGGATTTGGCAAATGGAATACTTTTCATACTGGGAATCCAGATTTAAATCAAGCCTTTGAGCAGATGTATGATCACCATGACTTTTCCAATCCCAGTTTTGCGATTACCACCCCAACTCTCTTAACCAATCACCAGCGGGACTGTCCCCCAGACTGTCAAATTGTCGAATTTTTGACCGTTGCTAACTACGAGTACTTCAAGCAATTACAAGCAACGGATGCCAAGGCCTATCGGCAGAAAAAATCAGAAATTCTAGACTCTATCCTGGATGTGGTGGAAAAACACTACGTTCCTGATTTCAGAAAACATCTCGTGTTTAAAATCACGGGTAGCCCCACCACCAACGAGCGATTTTGCTGGTGTCCCCAGGGCAATTCCTATGGTTCTAGTCTCACTCCCCGGAATATGGGACTGGGTCGGCTCAATCACCAGACTTCCCTGAAGCATTTCTATTTTTGTAATGCTTCCTCCGGCTATCCCGGATTCGCCGCTACATTTTGGACGGGGGCACTTTTATATCAACGATTGTCAGGAGATCCACTTCTAGGCTAA
- a CDS encoding branched-chain amino acid ABC transporter permease — MTNFFTTYGFLIVSMLLGAMLGLSLYLPLMAGQLSLASPGFYAVGGYIAAILSTQVFHFTGELFPVPLLLLEMLIAGLVCGVLGVLVGVPALRLRGIYLAIATIAFVEILRILSLNLDITGGAVGIFGIPQPFTSPLEYLWVVGPMLLVSMLFLYRLERIRVGRSLVALREDELAASAMGINPTHFKVLAFTLGAILAGMVGAVSAHFLNTWNARQGTFDSSIVYLTFVLIGGSRTFMGPVLGGMVFTALPEILRAIADTPQLPMWLATFLREGRMMIFGVLIVLGTVFFPQGLIAPRRFQFRRRPHPAAQPKD; from the coding sequence ATGACTAATTTTTTCACGACCTATGGGTTTCTCATCGTCTCCATGCTCCTGGGAGCCATGCTAGGACTCTCCCTCTATTTACCCTTAATGGCGGGGCAGCTATCCTTAGCCAGTCCTGGGTTTTATGCCGTGGGGGGCTATATTGCGGCAATTCTCTCCACCCAGGTGTTCCACTTTACGGGGGAACTGTTCCCCGTGCCCTTACTGCTGCTGGAAATGCTGATCGCAGGGCTGGTCTGTGGGGTTTTGGGGGTACTGGTGGGGGTGCCCGCCCTGCGGTTGCGGGGGATTTATCTGGCGATCGCTACGATTGCCTTTGTTGAGATCCTGAGGATTCTCTCCCTCAACCTCGATATTACTGGGGGCGCTGTGGGCATCTTTGGCATTCCCCAACCCTTTACCAGTCCCCTGGAGTATCTCTGGGTGGTGGGGCCAATGCTACTGGTGAGTATGCTGTTTCTCTACCGTCTAGAGCGGATTCGAGTGGGGCGATCGCTGGTTGCCCTTCGGGAAGATGAACTAGCGGCAAGTGCCATGGGCATCAATCCTACCCATTTCAAGGTTCTGGCCTTTACCCTGGGAGCCATTTTAGCGGGGATGGTGGGAGCGGTTAGTGCCCATTTCTTGAATACCTGGAATGCCCGTCAGGGCACCTTTGACTCCAGCATTGTCTATTTGACCTTTGTGTTGATTGGTGGCTCTCGAACCTTTATGGGGCCAGTCTTAGGGGGAATGGTCTTTACCGCCCTCCCGGAAATTCTCCGGGCGATCGCCGACACCCCCCAGTTACCGATGTGGCTAGCCACCTTTTTGCGGGAGGGGCGGATGATGATCTTTGGGGTGCTGATTGTCCTGGGCACCGTCTTCTTCCCCCAGGGCTTAATTGCACCTAGACGATTCCAGTTTCGGCGTCGCCCCCATCCTGCGGCCCAGCCTAAGGACTAA